The Chryseobacterium glaciei DNA window AAAACCAATTCCACTTACAATGTATGAGGCTATTCTTCCTGTGGCATCACCTCCAATTTCTAGGGCTAGCAATAGGAAAGCGGTAGACCCAAGAGATACCAATGTGTTGGTTCTTAGTCCTGCACTTTTTTGTCGCCATTGTCTCTCGATGCCAATAATGGCACCGAGGAGCAGACTGCTAAAAAGTCTTGTAGTGAATTCTAATAGTTCCATTTGCTACCGTTTTTAATGATGGTGCAAAGGTCTGTATCCCTTTCTTGAAAGGCAGTTAGAGAATCTACAGAAAAAAATTAGAATTTTATTAGAGAATTAAATTAGAGATGAGGTAATTCAATGATGAAAGTAGTCCCTTGATTGAGTGAAGATTGTACACTAATATTTCCTTCATGAAGGTTGATAATCTTTTGGGTAAGAGATAGCCCAATCCCGTTTCCATCTGCAAAAGTTTTATTTTCTCCGCGGTAGAAAGGGGTAAATATGTTTTCTAGATCGTTTTCGGCGATACCGATTCCTTTATCAGAAAACTTGAGGATTATTTTTTCAGCATCAAATAAAATAGAAACAATGCTTTGTTTGTCATTGGAAAATTTACAACCGTTTTCGAAAATATTAATAAAAGCTACATTTAGAAGATATTCATTTCCGTTCACTGAAATCTGATGATCATCTTCAAAATCATTTTCAAAGTGAATATCAATTTTATAGTCGGAGTTCGCTTGAAGAGTTTGCTTTCGGGCATCCAATAGGACTTCATCAATTCGAATGGGCTTAAAACCTATCTCTGAACGATCATAATTGGCTTTTGCTAAATCTAATAAACTGTTGGACAGACGAACTAGTTTTTTAGCATCAGCCATAACATTATGAATAACTGTTTTATATTCCTGAATATCACGTTCTTTATTAGTGGATAATTCCAATTCTGCGATCATGGCAGAAAGTGGCGTTCTGAGCTCATGAGAAATATTAGAAACAAAATGTTTTTGAGAATCAAAAGAGTTTTCTAACCGATCCAGCATTTCATTAAATGTGTTGGCAAGTTGAGAAAGCTCATCTTTAGTATTGTAACTTACTAGGCGGAGATCCAAATTAGTTGCAGAAATAGTGGTTACCTTTTCCATCATTTTTTTGATAGGCATTAATATTTTACTGGAAAATACAGTACCGGCAATATAAATAATGAATAAAGATGTGAAAAATACGATGATGATTGTTCTTAATAAATCGTTTAGTTTATTATATCCATACAAATCATACGCCGCTGAGGTAATCAGATATTCTTTG harbors:
- a CDS encoding HAMP domain-containing sensor histidine kinase, with protein sequence MQIKTRITILFTAITVTILLVFALVIYTSAKESRENEFYNLLTKEAYTKANIFLNAHVDKKTLQEIYHNNRNILNEVEVAIYDTDFNLVYHDAVDIDIVKETPEMLQNIQSKKEINFYQGQWQVVGIVYHYKNKEYLITSAAYDLYGYNKLNDLLRTIIIVFFTSLFIIYIAGTVFSSKILMPIKKMMEKVTTISATNLDLRLVSYNTKDELSQLANTFNEMLDRLENSFDSQKHFVSNISHELRTPLSAMIAELELSTNKERDIQEYKTVIHNVMADAKKLVRLSNSLLDLAKANYDRSEIGFKPIRIDEVLLDARKQTLQANSDYKIDIHFENDFEDDHQISVNGNEYLLNVAFINIFENGCKFSNDKQSIVSILFDAEKIILKFSDKGIGIAENDLENIFTPFYRGENKTFADGNGIGLSLTQKIINLHEGNISVQSSLNQGTTFIIELPHL